In the Ipomoea triloba cultivar NCNSP0323 chromosome 6, ASM357664v1 genome, one interval contains:
- the LOC116023539 gene encoding uncharacterized protein LOC116023539: MIFISHVLLCCLHGFHLFFNIDSLALLVRVEDLNRSGSSGRLTSASNTGWVLRDEDGRFLDAKNVHMTGSFDVEEAEAFSMREALSWLKDTGMGSVDVETDSQLLFNALSCNSFYFAFGLIVDDIKELTSLIDDVKFGFVRRYANCGVNSICGPRFICDNPFLVLFY, from the exons ATGATTTTCATATCCCATGTGTTACTTTGTTGCTTACATGGTTTCCATCtgttttttaacattgattCTCTTGCACTATTAGTTAGAGTTGAAGACTTGAACAGAAGTGGATCCTCAGGCCGTTTGACTTCAGCATCCAATACTG GCTGGGTGTTACGTGATGAAGATGGCAGGTTTCTTGATGCTAAGAATGTGCATATGACCGGCTCGTTTGATGTGGAAGAGGCTGAGGCTTTTAGTATGCGGGAGGCTCTCAGTTGGCTGAAGGACACCGGTATGGGAAGTGTGGATGTGGAGACAGACTCTCAACTTTTGTTTAATGCTTTGTCttgtaattcattttattttgcttTTGGTTTAATTGTGGACGATATTAAAGAATTGACATCTTTGATAGATGATGTCAAATTTGGGTTTGTTAGGCGATATGCGAATTgtggagttaattccatttgtggtcctagatttatatgtgacaatccatttttagtccttttttattag